A stretch of the Geovibrio thiophilus genome encodes the following:
- a CDS encoding M99 family carboxypeptidase catalytic domain-containing protein: MKKTLTLFILLFAAAMSFAQTRPYIKNEVYFKGTEYELDVYRIYGRQDGKTMLIIGGIQGDEPGGFLSADLYAEMRLEKGNLIVVPRANFKSVILFDRETEADMNRRFTKDLGVMEMDKVVEVIISLMEESDVFLNLHDGWGYHNPKYIDQWRNPARFGQSIITDADVFTCDDGSMLDLKTPAKKVLEAVNRSIGEEQYFMHYFNTKTEDPLTKFTDMRKTATYYALKHFCLPSFGVESSKNLPSVELKVLYHNYVVNEFMKYYDIVPEHPRIFLKAPQLNYAVIRVNDEVVTVENGKTLYADRGDIIEITNVDANYDRGISCDILGMGDLNDCGKRVEVKGESRIVFRKDNQKMGEIRLSYRTKTAVSPAKPQPRVPAPSGEENLVPSKTNVVFVMKVNGIERSVASGSSVKLKKTDTIEFIEALGGDFGSPDVPVNVKGYVPSGAVNSGDDRGYKIRMTDYFMLKYSRDGKGKAYPVIAGNSRNEIGGIWLEIE; encoded by the coding sequence ATGAAAAAAACTCTGACGCTTTTTATTCTGCTGTTTGCTGCCGCTATGTCGTTTGCTCAGACACGTCCCTACATCAAAAACGAGGTGTACTTTAAGGGCACGGAGTACGAGCTTGACGTTTACAGGATATACGGCAGGCAGGACGGCAAAACCATGCTGATCATAGGCGGTATTCAGGGGGACGAACCGGGAGGGTTTCTTTCGGCGGATCTTTATGCGGAAATGCGTCTTGAAAAAGGCAATCTCATTGTTGTTCCCAGAGCGAACTTCAAGTCCGTAATCCTTTTTGACCGTGAAACCGAAGCGGATATGAACCGCCGCTTTACAAAGGATCTGGGCGTTATGGAGATGGACAAGGTAGTGGAGGTTATCATCAGCCTCATGGAGGAATCCGATGTGTTCCTCAATCTGCATGACGGCTGGGGATACCACAATCCGAAATATATTGATCAATGGCGCAATCCTGCCAGATTCGGACAGTCGATCATCACCGACGCTGATGTATTCACCTGCGACGACGGGAGTATGCTTGATCTGAAAACTCCTGCTAAAAAGGTTCTGGAGGCGGTAAACAGAAGCATAGGCGAGGAGCAGTACTTTATGCACTACTTCAACACCAAAACCGAAGATCCGCTGACGAAGTTCACCGACATGCGGAAAACTGCCACTTACTATGCCCTGAAGCATTTCTGCCTTCCGTCCTTCGGCGTGGAGTCCTCAAAAAACCTTCCGTCAGTTGAGCTTAAGGTGCTTTACCACAACTATGTTGTGAATGAGTTTATGAAATATTACGATATAGTTCCCGAACATCCTAGGATTTTTCTGAAAGCCCCTCAGCTTAATTATGCCGTGATCAGAGTTAATGACGAAGTCGTCACTGTCGAAAACGGAAAAACACTTTACGCTGACAGGGGCGATATAATCGAGATAACGAATGTTGACGCAAACTACGACAGGGGCATATCCTGCGATATTCTCGGCATGGGCGACCTCAACGACTGCGGCAAAAGGGTGGAGGTCAAGGGTGAATCCCGCATAGTTTTCCGTAAGGACAACCAGAAAATGGGTGAAATAAGACTCTCGTACAGGACAAAAACAGCCGTCTCTCCCGCTAAGCCCCAGCCAAGAGTTCCGGCGCCGTCCGGCGAGGAAAATCTTGTACCCTCAAAGACAAATGTTGTCTTTGTTATGAAGGTGAACGGGATTGAAAGAAGTGTTGCCTCCGGCAGCTCAGTCAAACTGAAAAAGACCGATACTATTGAATTTATAGAAGCTCTCGGCGGTGATTTCGGTTCGCCGGATGTGCCTGTGAACGTGAAGGGGTATGTCCCGTCCGGAGCGGTAAACAGCGGGGATGACAGAGGTTATAAAATACGCATGACAGACTATTTTATGCTGAAATATTCCCGTGACGGCAAAGGGAAGGCTTACCCTGTGATAGCGGGCAACAGCCGCAACGAGATAGGCGGGATCTGGCTAGAGATAGAGTAA
- a CDS encoding acylphosphatase, which yields MKRLEIRVKGRVQGVGYRAFVHNGIVPLGVGGYVRNIADGSVEIIAEGTDAQLAEVLKKARAGSPFSEVTDMTVLEEKPTGEFSSFEIRH from the coding sequence ATGAAACGGCTTGAAATACGTGTAAAAGGAAGAGTTCAGGGAGTCGGTTACAGGGCGTTTGTGCACAACGGTATAGTTCCTCTCGGCGTGGGCGGATATGTCCGCAACATTGCGGACGGAAGTGTTGAGATAATCGCCGAGGGCACGGACGCTCAGCTTGCTGAGGTGCTGAAAAAAGCCCGCGCGGGCTCGCCCTTTTCCGAGGTGACGGACATGACCGTTTTGGAGGAAAAGCCCACGGGCGAGTTTTCATCCTTTGAGATAAGACACTGA